GAGATCAGGGCACGGCTGATCGTGAGGCCGTTGTAGTTGTTGTAGGCGCCATCGCCGAGCGGCATGCCGTCGAGCGTGTAGCCGAGATGCGTGGTGCTGAAGCCGCGCACCTGGAGGGACAGCGACTGTTCATTGACGCCCAGCGCGTCGATCGACTGCGCCATCACGCCCGGCAGGACGTTCAGCGCCTTCTGCACGCTGGCGCCGGGCGGCAGCACATCGAGGTTGGCCGGCAGCAGGGTCGAGACCGAGCGGGTCTCGCCGGCGCCCATGACGACGACGGTCTCGACTTCGCTGCCGTCCGTCGCCGTGGACGGCGCATCCGCCGCCTCCGCTTGGGCTGTAAACATGAAACAACTGATAACCCCGAACGCGACAGCGGACTTCAGCAACATTCTGCCCTCACTTGCACAAAGCGCCGCGGGACTTGCGTCCGCGGCGCCGGATGTCGTTAGAGGCAGAGCTATTTCACAGGTTGATTGCGCTTTTGTAACGGCTATCAGCCGCGCAGTGACGCGGTCGGGCGCGCAGGTGATGCGGTTAATCGGAGGCCTTGATCCCCCACCGTCATGGGCGCCCGGGACGATCTTTCTTGCGATGCGATCGAGTCCGGAATTCAGCGCGCGCCGTGGATCCAGAAATTGATCGCGAAGCGCGACTCCGCGAAGCGGCCCGACGGCACCGCGACGGGCCGTACCTCGTGCGGCATGAACGAGGGGAAGAACAGCATGCTGTTGTGCCTCGGTTCGATGTCGATGAACTGCGCCTCAGGTCCGCGCGCCATCAGCTGGTGCAGCCGCAAGGCGCCGCCCGAGAAGCCTTTCGGCCGGGCGTGGAGATAATAGACGCCGCTCAAGAGGCGCCGGGTGGGCATGTCGGTCCGGGCACGCAGGAAATCGATATGGCGCGTGAGGAAGGCGCCGTCGCCATGCGCGACCAGCGAAAGCTCCGCGCGGACGGGCTCGAACGGCTCCATGCCGAGCGCCGCCGTCAGTTCGGGGGCCAGGGGCATGACATGGGCCTTGAGCACATCCTTGATGCTCCCCAGCTCGGGCAGCATCAGCGAAATGCGCCAGGTCGGATCGAACTCGACACCGTGCGGGCGGTTGACCTCGGACGGCACGAACCGGCTTTCGCGCGCGATCGCGAAGGCGAGAAGCTCGTCGGCCAGCGCGGCCGGCAACAGGTCATGCCGGAGCTGGTAGGGCGGCAGGTAGACGGTTCGCGCGGGCGCCGGATCGGGCATGCGCCGGAGGATAGCAACAAATCGGGATTGGCGGCGATACCGTCCAACCCTCCCCTTGAGGGAGGGTTGGAGATCAATTCGCCAATGCGTCGTCCAGCGAGTAGCCGGCGGAGCGGACGGTGCGGATCGGGTCGCGCACGCCGTCGACATAGAGCGCCTTGCGCAGGCGGCCGACATGGACGTCGACCGTGCGCGCCTCGACATAGACGTCGGAGCCCCAGACCGCATCGAGCAGCTGCTCGCGGCTGAAGACGCGGCCCGGATGCTGGATCAGGTGGTCGAGCAGCTTGTACTCGGTCGGACCCAGATGCACTTCCTTGCCGGCGCGGCGCACGCGGTGCGCGGCGCGGTCCATCTCGATATCGCCGATCGCCACCGTGTCGGGGGCGAGGCTCGGGCGGATGCGGCGCATCACGGCGCGCAGCCGCGCCAGCAGCTCGGTCATCGAGAACGGCTTGGTCAGGTAGTCGTCGGCGCCGGTGTCGAGGCCGCGGATGCGGTCGCTCTCCTCACCGCGGGCGGTGAGCATGATGATCGGGACGTTGCGGGTCTCCTGGCGGCCGCGCAGGCGGCGGCAGACCTCGATGCCGGAGAGCTGCGGCAGCATCCAGTCGAGCAGGACGAGATCGGGCTTCTCCTCCGCGGCGATCAGCAGCGCTTCCTCGCCGTCCTGCGCCTCGAGCACGCGATAGCCTTCGCGCTCCAGATTGTAGCGCAGCAGCGTGATGAGAGCGCCTTCGTCCTCGGCGATCAGGACGCTTGGCTTGAGACTCATGATTTCCTCTCGAAGGGCACCGTCGTCTCGGACGTCGTGTCGGCCTTGGGCCGGTTGCTGGACAGATGGTCGGCGC
The nucleotide sequence above comes from Rhizomicrobium sp.. Encoded proteins:
- the phoB gene encoding phosphate regulon transcriptional regulator PhoB; the protein is MSLKPSVLIAEDEGALITLLRYNLEREGYRVLEAQDGEEALLIAAEEKPDLVLLDWMLPQLSGIEVCRRLRGRQETRNVPIIMLTARGEESDRIRGLDTGADDYLTKPFSMTELLARLRAVMRRIRPSLAPDTVAIGDIEMDRAAHRVRRAGKEVHLGPTEYKLLDHLIQHPGRVFSREQLLDAVWGSDVYVEARTVDVHVGRLRKALYVDGVRDPIRTVRSAGYSLDDALAN
- a CDS encoding 2OG-Fe(II) oxygenase, whose protein sequence is MPDPAPARTVYLPPYQLRHDLLPAALADELLAFAIARESRFVPSEVNRPHGVEFDPTWRISLMLPELGSIKDVLKAHVMPLAPELTAALGMEPFEPVRAELSLVAHGDGAFLTRHIDFLRARTDMPTRRLLSGVYYLHARPKGFSGGALRLHQLMARGPEAQFIDIEPRHNSMLFFPSFMPHEVRPVAVPSGRFAESRFAINFWIHGAR